A region from the Triticum aestivum cultivar Chinese Spring chromosome 3D, IWGSC CS RefSeq v2.1, whole genome shotgun sequence genome encodes:
- the LOC123074814 gene encoding uncharacterized protein translates to MGMVEVESTFSWEWFLTTVKNDLNIVNTSPFTTMSDKQKGLINAVAKVFPDSEHRFCVRHLYQNFHMLFKGETLKNDLWAIARSTNDTKFKMNREKLREDSPSAYAWLDGKDPTQWVKAFFSVFPKCDILLNNMSEVYNSYILEARDFPVISMMECIKSKITARHEGKQRQAVNSWSGRICPKIKKKLEKEIELSASCFPSHSGLGVFSVLSGNNTYLVDIHAWTCDCRRWQLSGIPCSHSIACFREERIDPEDMVHKCYTIETYLQAYGHNVMPMRDRAHWEQVDGPFIHPPVYKKRMGRPPKNRKKTPEEKLQKDGSIALNKKGVSMHCSICGKADHNKKGHQKFMQREMEREAQEQEDEIEDPSILNDIRPHVLDSRMDPMHLPLSMVYRMREEERVHVSNVRPLGPLPEIARFVADARDSIPERRSTTTATTRGRIRGKGKARALDEGETSASRGGKTKRVRRGSSIATAGPSNAARGGTRGPSNAATRGGRGVARGPNNATRGGERVAATWPTYAARGGRGGAATGGRGGVASSTSAGNGWWHLLLGQDGNTTNSAIPDLNTNVIPELNTQEVINVTQNAPIGHVE, encoded by the exons ATGGGAATGGTTGAAGTAGAATCAACATTCTCATGGGAGTGGTTTCTGACAACAGTAAAAAATGATTTGAACATTGTGAACACTTCTCCATTCACCACAATGAGTGACAAACAGAAG GGCTTAATAAATGCTGTTGCAAAAGTGTTCCCAGATTCAGAACACAGATTCTGTGTTCGACAtctatatcaaaattttcatatgCTTTTCAAAGGTGAAACTTTGAAAAATGATCTGTGGGCAATTGCAAGATCTACTAATGATACAAAGTTCAAAATGAATAGAGAAAAGCTGAGAGAGGACAGCCCTAGTGCTTATGCTTGGTTGGATGGTAAAGATCCTACGCAATGGGTgaaagctttctttagtgttttCCCTAAGTGCGATATCCTGCTTAACAATATGTCAGAAGTGTACAACAG CTACATATTAGAAGCAAGAGACTTTCCTGTCATTTCAATGATGGAATGCATAAAGAGTAAGATCACTGCAAGACATGAGGGCAAACAAAGGCAAGCAGTAAATAGTTGGAGCGGTAGGATCTGCCCAAAGATTAAGAAAAAATTGGAGAAGGAAATTGAGTTGTCTGCTAGCTGTTTTCCAAGTCATTCTGGACTTGGAGTATTTTCTGTGTTATCAGGGAACAACACTTATCTTGTGGATATTCATGCATGGACCTGTGATTGCAGGAGATGGCAACTGAGTGGTATACCTTGCAGCCACTCAATTGCATGCTTTAGAGAAGAGAGGATAGATCCAGAAGATATGGTCCACAAGTGCTACACCATAGAGACTTACCTGCAAGCATATGGCCACAATGTAATGCCTATGAGAGACAGAGCTCATTGGGAGCAAGTGGATGGACCTTTCATTCATCCACCAGTGTATAAGAAGAGGATGGGAAGGCCACCAAAGAACAGGAAGAAAACACCTGAagaaaagcttcagaaggatggcagCATTGCTCTGAACAAGAAAGGTGTTAGTATGCATTGCTCAATTTGTGGGAAAGCAGATCACAATAAAAAGGGGCATCAGAAGTTCATGcagagagagatggagagggaaGCGCAAGAGCAAGAAGATGAAATAGAAGATCCTTCAATTTTAAAT GACATAAGGCCACATGTGTTGGACTCAAGGATGGATCCTATGCATTTGCCTCTTAGCATGGTTTACAGAATGAGGGAAGAG GAGAGAGTCCATGTCTCAAATGTCAGACCCCTTGGTCCATTGCCAGAAATTGCAAGATTTGTAGCTGATGCCAGGGACTCCATTCCTGAGAGAAGATCAACTACTACTGCTACAACTAGGGGTAGGATAAGGGGAAAAGGCAAAGCAAGGGCACTTGATGAGGGAGAAACTAGTGCTTCACGCGGAGGCAAAACTAAGAGGGTGAGAAGAGGATCAAGCATTGCTACTGCAGGTCCAAGTAATGCAgcaagaggaggtacaagagggCCAAGCAATGCGGCAACAAGGGGTGGAAGAGGTGTTGCAAGAGGACCAAACAATGCAACAAGAGGAGGTGAAAGAGTTGCTGCAACATGGCCAACCTATGCCGCAAGAGGTGGAAGAGGAGGTGCTGCAACAGGTGGAAGAGGAGGTGTTGCATCATCTACATCTGCTGGAAATGGCTGGTGGCATCTACTGCTTGGACAAGATGGAAACACAACAAACAGTGCTATTCCAGACCTTAATACAAATGTGATTCCAGAACTGAATACCCAAGAAGTAATAAATGTGACCCAGAATGCACCTATTGGTCATGTGGAGTAG
- the LOC123074813 gene encoding uncharacterized protein has product MARRGGMGQQLAVGCCLLVALALACGVASAQTSETGQPIKLPPKATFQTITIPKNSSKRLYAVTCPERRRTPCVVSCPSRCPNKCLAYCKYCMSFCVCDLVPGTSCGDPRFTGGDGNTFYFHGKKDQDFCIVSDEALHINAHFIGNHNPAIRRSFTWIQAIGVSFGQHRLYVGARKTAVWDDEEDHIHIMLDGEAVDVETVKNTRWVSKALPALSVTRTDTVNAVIVELDGVFSISVNAVPITEEDSQIHSYGKTGSDSLVHLDLGFKFHSLTKSVDGVLGQTYQPEYVNKVDISAKMPIMGGAPKYLSSSLFSTDCAVSKFRSNNVAGPVVTFAS; this is encoded by the exons AtggcgcggcgcggcggcatgggTCAGCAGCTGGCGGTAGGCTGCTGCCTCCTGGTGGCGCTCGCGCTGGCGTGCGGCGTGGCCTCGGCGCAAACCTCGGAGACTGGTCAGCCCATCAAGCTCCCGCCCAAGGCCACGTTCCAGACCATCACCATCCCCAAGAACAGCAGCAAGCGCCTGTACGCAGTCACCTGCCCCGAGAGGCGCAGAACGCCGTGCGTCGTGTCCTGCCCAAGCCGCTGCCCCAACAAGTGCCTCGCCTACTGCAAGTACTGCATGTCATTCTGCG TGTGCGATCTCGTCCCGGGCACTTCGTGCGGAGACCCTCGCTTCACCGGCGGGGACGGCAACACCTTCTACTTCCACGGCAAGAAGGACCAGGACTTCTGCATCGTCTCCGACGAGGCCCTCCACATCAACGCCCACTTCATCGGTAACCACAACCCTGCCATAAGGCGCAGCTTCACGTGGATCCAGGCCATCGGCGTCAGCTTCGGCCAGCACCGCCTCTACGTCGGCGCTCGCAAGACCGCCGTCTGGGACGACGAGGAGGACCACATCCACATCATGCTGGACGGCGAGGCCGTCGACGTGGAGACCGTCAAGAACACCCGGTGGGTCTCCAAGGCCCTTCCCGCCTTGTCCGTCACGCGCACCGACACGGTGAACGCCGTCATCGTGGAGCTCGACGGCGTGTTCAGCATCTCGGTCAACGCGGTGCCGATCACCGAGGAGGACTCCCAGATCCACAGCTACGGCAAGACCGGGAGCGACAGCCTCGTGCACCTTGACCTCGGCTTCAAGTTCCATTCCCTCACCAAGAGCGTCGACGGCGTGCTCGGCCAGACTTACCAGCCGGAGTATGTCAACAAGGTGGACATCAGCGCCAAGATGCCCATCATGGGCGGCGCGCCGAAATATCTCTCGTCCAGTCTTTTCTCCACGGATTGCGCCGTCTCCAAGTTCCGCAGCAACAACGTCGCCGGGCCTGTCGTCACCTTTGCCTCGTAA
- the LOC123074815 gene encoding copper transporter 3, with translation MDMGGGHAMGTGMGGAAPAAAAAHGGMRMHYMHMTFYWGKNSEILFHGWPGSSGGMYALALLVVFALAVLVECLSSCRWLESRLSSRDRPVAAGAARAAVHALRVGMAYVLMLALMSFNVGVLLVAVAGHAVGFLLFRAGLFGGQAQVEDGAKDYLAPAACC, from the coding sequence ATGGACATGGGAGGAGGGCACGCCATGGGCACGGGCATGGGCGGCGccgccccggcggcggcggcggcgcacgggggcATGCGGATGCACTACATGCACATGACCTTCTACTGGGGCAAGAACTCGGAGATCCTCTTCCACGGGTGGCCCGGCTCGAGCGGCGGCATGTACGCGCTCGCGCTCCTCGTCGTCTTCGCGCTCGCCGTGCTCGTGGAGTGCCTCTCCTCCTGCCGCTGGCTCGAGTCCCGCCTCTCCTCCCGCGACCGGCCcgtggcggcgggggcggcgcgcgcCGCCGTGCACGCGCTGCGCGTCGGGATGGCGTACGTCCTCATGCTCGCGCTCATGTCGTTCAACGTCGGCGTGCTCCTCGTGGCAGTCGCCGGCCACGCGGTGGGGTTCCTTCTGTTCAGGGCCGGCCTGTTCGGCGGACAGGCGCAGGTGGAGGACGGGGCCAAGGACTACCTGGCGCCGGCGGCGTGCTGCTAG
- the LOC123079311 gene encoding ABC transporter I family member 10 → MAHSLTGGAVPFCCYPCPPCCAAGRATPTAPPSTRRRVAASASPPPSPPAIEGRGVGFSVTTRRGVVLPVLKDCSLCVPPGQLWMLLGPNGCGKSTLLKVLAGFQNPSAGTVHINRPFSYVFQNPDHQVVMPTVESDVAFGLGKLNLSLDEVRSRVSQSLDAVGMLSYSQRPIQTLSGGQKQRVAIAGALAEASKVLLLDELTTFLDEYDQMGVVKAVRNSVTASGEVAALWVTHRLEELRYADGAIYMEDGRTIIQGDVSSISRFIKRKQARYFGHFEL, encoded by the exons ATGGCGCACAGCCTCACCGGCGGCGCCGTCCCCTTCTGCTGCTACCCTTGCCCACCCTGCTGCGCCGCCGGGCGAGCTACCCCGACCGCCCCCCCTTCCACCCGCCGCCGTGTGGCCGCCTCGGCGTCCCCTCCGCCGTCCCCGCCGGCCATCGAGGGCCGCGGGGTGGGATTTTCGGTGACGACGAGGCGGGGGGTGGTGCTGCCGGTGCTCAAGGACTGCTCACTGTGCGTCCCGCCGGGGCAGCTCTGGATGCTCCTCGGCCCCAACGGCTGCGGCAAGTCCACCCTCCTCAAG GTTTTGGCAGGTTTTCAAAATCCCTCTGCTGGTACAGTGCACATTAATAGGCCATTCAGCTATGTCTTCCAAAATCCTGATCACCAG GTTGTGATGCCCACGGTGGAATCCGATGTTGCATTTGGTCTTGGTAAGCTCAATCTTTCATTGGATGAGGTTAGGTCAAGAGTGTCACAGTCTCTGGATGCAGTTGGAATGTTGAGCTACTCTCAA AGGCCAATCCAAACTCTGAGTGGTGGGCAGAAACAGAGAGTTGCCATTGCTGGTGCTTTAGCTGAAGCATCCAAAGTACTACTGCTGGATGAGCTGACCACATTCTTGGACGAATATGATCAG ATGGGCGTGGTCAAGGCGGTGAGGAACTCTGTAACTGCTAGTGGGGAGGTTGCGGCACTGTGGGTGACTCATCGGCTGGAAGAACTCAGATACGCAGATGGTGCTATTTACATGGAAGATGGCCGGACGATTATTCAAGGCGACGTCTCCAGTATATCCAGATTTATAAAGAGGAAACAAGCACGCTACTTTGGTCATTTTGAGCTCTGA